The Canis aureus isolate CA01 chromosome 11, VMU_Caureus_v.1.0, whole genome shotgun sequence genome has a segment encoding these proteins:
- the LOC144323507 gene encoding uncharacterized protein LOC144323507 gives MIGGSRWHGLPCWSSHPGARGEGWRGEDAVLAAGGLSRCRRAEQWAAQVPPHRAGACSRVLPTCSPREFLGASVKRCVRPSSSSSPARIRAADVSPRQVSWLCPKELVCLCFARGELHAPAWRSPVGAWWPCSARACQPNPGLYSKLKLPLPPRPGGRSPDVPTTAEAGQTVCKGLCDDGREAPSEEQGLVQQDSRDRSPQPRAQPATAGTGPAPSSAPASKPHAGINRKPGEPRGHLPGRLDTADARAQAEAAATCAHGTEASASSTHVVSQVPCRGGGRGRGGPGRSPGHQPRACSRDPEQEVCAAPGPPPLQLPGFV, from the exons ATGATAGGAGGGTCCCGCTGGCACGGCCTTCCCTGCTGGAGTTCGCATCCTGGCGCCCGCGGGGAGGGCTGGCGCGGGGAGGACGCGGTTCTGGCAGCGGGCGGCCTCAGCCGGTGCCGGCGGGCAGAGCAGTGGGCGGCGCAGGTGCCTCCCCACAGGGCCGGGGCGTGCTCGCGAGTCCTGCCCACCTGCTCTCCACGGGAATTTCTAGGAGCATCTGTGAAGCGATGTGTGCGTCCGTCCTCCTCGTCCTCCCCAGCCAGGATCCGAGCTGCCGATGTGAGTCCACGGCAGGTGTCATGGCTGTGCCCGAAGGAGCTCGTGTGCCTCTGCTTTGCACGAGGGGAGCTGCACGCGCCGGCCT GGAGGAGCCCTGTAGGAGCCTGGTGGCCCTGCAGCGCGCGTGCGTGTCAGCCGAACCCAGGACTTTATTCAAAGTTAAAGCTCCCCTTGCCCCCGCGACCCGGTGGCCGCAGCCCGGACGTCCCCACCACCGCCGAGGCCGGACAGACTGTGTGCAAAGGGCTTTGTGACGACGGGAGGGAGGCGCCGTCTGAGGAGCAGGGTCTGGTGCAG CAGGACAGCAGAGACCGGTCCCCGCAGCCACGAGCTCAACCGGCGACAGCCGGGACCGGCCCCGCGCCCTCCTCCGCACCCGCCAGCAAGCCCCACGCGGGGATCAACAGGAAACCTGGGGAGCCAAGAGGTCACCTGCCTGGTCGTCTGGACACAGCCGATGCCCGGGCACAGGCTGAGGCGGCAGCCACGTGTGCACACGGGACGGAAGCCTCTGCATCGTCCACACACGTGGTGTCACAGGTCccgtgcaggggtggggggagagggagagggggtcCTGGCCGGTCACCAGGTCACCAGCCCCGAGCCTGCAGCAGGGACCCTGAGCAGGAAGTGTGCGCggccccaggcccacctcccctccagttgCCTGGATTTGTGTAG
- the ZBED4 gene encoding zinc finger BED domain-containing protein 4 codes for MENNQETRPRRDGEFVSDKINFKIEEEDDVQIPNHSLEGVEFKAEPDGNRAEGGGGRAEARGPPGKCPAADQEEEYGSLFSQYSSTLYDVAMEAVTQSLLSGRAVSSRKKSPAWKHFFISPRDSTKAICTYCMKEFSRGKNEKDLSTSCLMRHVRRAHPTVLVQENGSVPGLPSLSPPPLRLPPQPTDPGDLGAVLSPVSLAPKLALKAPSPDDMMEESTSAVSLEETPSDAPASDKYGREEAPGGPPPMPPLPCEDSAENGAERNPPPPKSTSGSRRRSAVWKHFYLSPLDNSKAVCIHCMNEFSRGKNGKDLGTSCLIRHMWRAHRSIVLQENGGSGLPPPYAAPPTLLPALPPPDGDPSSVSSSPGKLVQESPSASSSPDRLTEDLQVHLHAGDTLMEDASALSSDDVGEASLASSPEKPQAGGMSPSLLECGAVFQQNKKVMKRLKSEVWQHFSLAPMDSLKAVCRHCACIISRGKRGDVGTSCLMRHLYRRHPDVVSNQKGSLGAGLANSPYATLASAESSSSKLTDLPSMVTKNNQVLFPVNSKKTSKLWNHFSICSADPTKVVCLHCGRTISRGKKPTNLGTSCLLRHLQRFHGSVLKPDVPRAARASSPSLRGPLSTQLSGASSFDDTNEKFYDSHPVAKKITSLIAEMIALDLQPYSFVDNVGFNRLLEYLKPQYSLPSPSYFSRTAIPGMYDNVKQIVLSHLKEAESGVIHFTSGIWMSNQTREYLTLTAHWVTFASSARPYCEDHHCSALLDVSQVDCDYSGNSIRKQLECWWEAWVTSTGLQIGITVTDNPSIGKTLSEGERASVQCFSHTVNLVVSEAIKSQRMVQNLLSIARKICERVHRSPKAKEKLAELQKEYELPQHHLIQDVPSKWNTSFHMLERLIEQKRAINEMSIECNFRELISCDQWEVMQSVCHALKPFDAASREMSTHVSTLSQVIPMIHILNRKIEMLFEETMGIDTMLKSLKEAMVSRLAATLHDPRYIFATLLDPRYKASLFSEEEAEQYKQDLIRELEVLNSTSEDTPVSNGCDPGSPSKDAVGEENLWSLMAKMTKKGPREKTKVPEDMVLAYLEEEVLEHSCDPLTYWNLKKSAWPGLSTLAVRFLGCPPSIVPSERLFSTPTENGGFGQSRLTMEHFEKLIFLKVNLPLIYFQY; via the coding sequence ATGGAGAACAACCAGGAGACGCGTCCCAGAAGGGATGGTGAATTTGtttctgataaaataaattttaaaatagaagaggaagatgaTGTTCAAATCCCTAATCACAGTTTGGAAGGAGTGGAGTTTAAAGCGGAGCCGGACGGGAACCGGGCcgagggcggcgggggccgggcggaGGCCAGGGGGCCGCCCGGGAAATGCCCCGCTGCCGACCAGGAGGAGGAGTACGGCTCCCTGTTCTCCCAGTACAGCAGCACGCTGTACGACGTAGCCATGGAGGCCGTGACGCAGAGCCTCCTCTCGGGCCGGGCTGTGAGCTCCAGGAAGAAGTCTCCGGCCTGGAAGCATTTCTTCATCTCCCCACGGGACAGCACCAAGGCCATCTGCACCTACTGCATGAAGGAGTTCAGCCGAGGGAAGAACGAGAAGGACCTGAGCACCAGCTGCCTCATGAGACACGTGCGGAGGGCTCATCCCACGGTGCTCGTCCAGGAGAACGGCAGTGTGCCGGGCCTGCCCTCCCTGTCACCCCCTCCTCTGCGGCTGCCGCCGCAGCCCACCGACCCCGGGGACCTGGGCGCCGTGCTCTCGCCCGTCAGCCTCGCCCCGAAACTGGCATTAAAGGCCCCGTCCCCCGATGACATGATGGAGGAGTCCACGTCTGCGGTCTCCTTGGAAGAAACCCCCTCTGACGCGCCCGCCTCTGACAAGTACGGTAGGGAGGAGGCCCCGGGGGGCCCGCCCCCcatgccccccctcccctgcgAGGACAGCGCGGAGAACGGGGCGGAGAGGAATCCCCCGCCTCCCAAGAGCACTTCGGGCTCCAGGAGGCGGTCGGCTGTGTGGAAGCACTTCTACCTGTCGCCCCTGGACAACTCCAAGGCCGTGTGCATCCACTGCATGAACGAGTTCAGCAGGGGCAAGAACGGCAAGGACCTGGGTACCAGCTGCCTGATTAGGCACATGTGGCGGGCACACCGCTCCATCGTGCTGCAGGAGAACGGGGGCTCGGGACTCCCGCCGCCTTACGCGGcgccccccaccctgctgcccGCCCTGCCGCCGCCCGACGGGGACCCGAGCTCCGTGTCGTCCTCTCCGGGAAAGCTGGTCCAGGAGTCCCCTTCTGCGTCCTCCTCCCCTGACCGGCTGACGGAGGACCTGCAGGTGCACCTGCACGCCGGGGACACGCTGATGGAAGACGCGTCGGCGCTGTCCTCTGACGACGTGGGCGAGGCCTCGCTGGCGTCCTCCCCCGAGAAGCCGCAGGCTGGCGGGATGAGCCCCAGCCTGCTGGAATGCGGTGCCGTGTTCCAGCAGAATAAGAAGGTCATGAAGAGGCTGAAGTCGGAGGTTTGGCAGCATTTTTCGCTGGCGCCCATGGACAGCCTCAAGGCGGTGTGCAGACACTGCGCTTGCATCATCAGCCGGGGCAAGAGGGGCGACGTGGGCACCAGCTGTTTGATGCGGCACCTCTACCGACGCCACCCAGACGTCGTGAGCAACCAGAAGGGCTCTCTGGGTGCTGGGTTGGCAAATTCTCCGTACGCCACCTTGGCTTCTGCAGAAAGTTCCTCCTCCAAGTTGACTGACTTGCCATCTATGGTTACGAAAAACAATCAGGTTCTATTTCCCGTTAACAGCAAGAAGACCTCCAAGCTGTGGAATCACTTCTCCATCTGCTCCGCGGACCCCACCAAGGTGGTGTGCTTGCACTGCGGCCGCACCATCAGCCGGGGGAAGAAGCCCACCAACCTGGGCACCAGCTGCCTGCTGCGCCATCTGCAGCGCTTCCACGGCAGTGTGCTCAAGCCTGACGTGCCCAGGGCGGCGCGGGCCTCCTCGCCCAGCCTCCGTGGGCCCCTGAGCACACAGCTGTCAGGAGCTTCCTCCTTCGACGACACCAACGAGAAGTTCTATGATTCTCATCCAGTTGCCAAAAAAATCACAAGTCTCATAGCTGAAATGATTGCACTTGACCTCCAGCCATATTCTTTTGTAGACAATGTTGGCTTTAACCGGCTGCTCGAATACTTGAAACCTCAGTACTCTTTGCCCTCACCTTCTTACTTCTCCAGGACAGCCATCCCAGGCATGTACGATAATGTGAAACAGATCGTCCTGTCACACCTTAAGGAAGCGGAGAGCGGTGTGATCCATTTCACGTCTGGAATATGGATGAGTAACCAGACCCGCGAGTACCTGACGCTCACCGCCCACTGGGTCACCTTCGCGTCGTCGGCCCGGCCGTACTGTGAGGACCACCACTGCTCAGCCCTGCTGGACGTGTCTCAGGTGGACTGTGACTACAGTGGCAACAGCATCCGAAAGCAGCTGGAGTGCTGGTGGGAGGCCTGGGTGACGTCCACTGGCCTTCAGattgggatcacagtcaccgacAACCCGAGCATCGGGAAGACGCTGAGCGAGGGGGAGCGCGCCAGCGTGCAGTGCTTCAGCCACACTGTCAACCTGGTCGTCAGCGAGGCCATCAAGAGCCAACGGATGGTCCAGAACCTCCTCAGCATCGCACGGAAAATATGCGAGCGGGTCCACCGGTCACCGAAAGCGAAAGAGAAGCTGGCCGAGCTGCAGAAGGAGTACGAGCTGCCCCAGCACCACCTCATTCAAGACGTCCCATCCAAGTGGAACACGTCATTTCACATGCTTGAGCGACTCATAGAACAGAAACGGGCGATTAACGAGATGTCCATCGAGTGCAACTTCAGAGAGCTGATCAGCTGTGACCAGTGGGAGGTCATGCAGTCCGTGTGCCACGCGCTGAAGCCCTTTGATGCCGCGAGTCGGGAGATGAGCACCCACGTGTCCACGCTCAGCCAGGTTATCCCCATGATCCACATCCTCAACAGGAAAATCGAGATGCTCTTTGAGGAGACGATGGGCATCGACACCATGCTGAAGTCCTTGAAGGAAGCCATGGTGAGCCGGCTGGCTGCCACCCTCCACGACCCGAGGTACATCTTTGCCACGTTGCTGGACCCTCGCTACAAGGCCTCCCTCTTCTCGGAAGAGGAGGCGGAGCAGTACAAGCAGGATCTAATCAGGGAACTGGAAGTGCTCAATTCTACCTCAGAGGACACACCTGTTTCCAACGGGTGTGACCCAGGCTCCCCCTCGAAAGACGCGGTGGGGGAGGAGAACCTGTGGTCACTCATGGCCAAGATGACGAAGAAGGGCCCCAGGGAAAAGACGAAGGTGCCCGAGGACATGGTGCTTGCGTATCTGGAGGAGGAGGTGCTCGAACACAGCTGTGACCCCCTCACCTACTGGAACCTGAAGAAGTCGGCCTGGCCGGGCCTGTCCACCCTGGCTGTCAGGTTCCTGGGCTGCCCCCCCAGTATCGTACCCTCTGAAAGGCTGTTCAGCACACCCACGGAGAACGGTGGCTTCGGCCAGTCCAGGCTCACGATGgaacattttgaaaaactgaTCTTCTTGAAAGTGAATCTTCCCTTGATATACTTTCAGTATTGA